The following proteins are co-located in the Microbulbifer sp. VAAF005 genome:
- a CDS encoding transposase, translated as MPRLPRLNLINVPQHIVQVGHNNLPCFYDEEDYQYYLISLRNASDQYGVDVHAYVLLPNMIQIIATPRILDGISSMMQSLGRRYVQFINHRYKRSGTLWRGRYKSSLIDSDAYLLTCYRYVELRPLYLGLADSLENYEWSSFNHHVNIKKDNLIKDHRLYLSLGDTVVERAQSYRELFQYSFDRKLLDYIAETIKLGHVLGGDAFKEKIEQIVNQRVRPLKRGRPKKANKSEKEAVDTA; from the coding sequence ATGCCTCGTTTGCCCCGGCTCAATTTGATAAATGTTCCTCAGCATATTGTGCAGGTTGGACACAACAATCTGCCCTGCTTTTATGATGAAGAAGATTATCAATATTATTTGATTAGTTTGCGTAACGCGTCAGACCAATATGGCGTTGACGTTCACGCATATGTTTTATTACCTAATATGATCCAGATCATAGCTACGCCCAGGATACTGGATGGGATATCATCTATGATGCAATCCCTTGGGCGCCGCTATGTGCAGTTTATAAACCACCGCTATAAGCGTTCAGGGACTCTGTGGCGAGGGCGATACAAGTCTAGCTTGATTGATTCTGACGCGTACTTGTTGACTTGCTACCGGTATGTAGAGCTGCGCCCCTTGTATTTGGGATTGGCAGACTCCCTAGAGAATTATGAGTGGTCAAGTTTTAACCACCATGTGAATATTAAAAAAGATAATTTGATTAAAGATCATCGTTTATATCTGTCTCTTGGCGACACTGTGGTGGAGCGGGCGCAATCCTACAGAGAGTTGTTTCAGTACAGTTTTGATCGAAAGCTGCTCGACTACATCGCTGAAACGATTAAGTTAGGCCATGTACTTGGCGGGGATGCATTTAAAGAGAAAATTGAACAGATCGTTAACCAAAGGGTGCGACCGCTTAAACGGGGCCGGCCCAAAAAGGCAAATAAAAGCGAAAAAGAAGCTGTAGATACTGCCTAG
- a CDS encoding DUF6531 domain-containing protein, which produces MQYDTGTSYPADTPLTRHAHPPEINLSHESPASAARWLSQIEQIPENSISNLQREDIWPELPQITANRYSIDSAPVVPLLYEADSFPTQLTNTPGVNPANEVIPSLERSHQVAGHIISATGEVAFERTDVTIPGPLPFEWKRYFRSSLSEDVGIGAGWRHSLSERLVVHDNSVKLITAEGRSVSFKLPAIGHGSYNRFERLMLFRQSLHSYRLTTFDQHHKIFRADGVNSALPLAEIRDQFGNALTIDYEEGLPKKVVSSWGRVIEFHCQNGHISNLVNSHAVEGQNSLCSYNYYEGQLLESCSGLSKESYQYNNTQLVHLKNSHFGSYRFTYDAYNRCHLLNSNELTTHLSWHASNNTCTIEPELSSPIYIRFNKYGQRISKQQQSRTLTWLFDSYGNLCEEIKADGNRLFYRHDEFGRLVRSTSNNSSSRYLYDDRGYLSAALINDETLWHYQFNDQGRPERIIDPAKQTWKFLYTDRGQLTQIQDPEGGKVDFSWDGQGQLQTVRREEKQLGFEYDHWQRITSIKMNGEVWSEWSYGNAGELREARLGIHQYGLDYSDRGLPNAIHGDSGQSILCDYDNAGRPTYINFADGNNWKLSYSPKGELTCLESPAGNYYWKYDSHGQLTSHKAPQDRIWRWHYNINGSLHEYCDNDSRWYFNYNNSGELTSIRNNSGQNSEFHYDQQGRLVQADNSLSSVRFKYDSRSRVIAEHHDSAEIRDFSLQYQYDNRGWLKSASSDNLDLSYTFAPSGALYGIDANGEAIVRTEPTDRGILQVQGEIRSNHNYSFGRLIGLECGQTLSWHFDKSPSLQMTNPLRAQQSPPQSQTESDKRGNVICERNIPGRKDYQYQYDGWGLMSHAECGEFKTYFRYDPFGRRLSKTCTHRKSTRQRRVVTIWSSLGIWGKLIILTANPEA; this is translated from the coding sequence ATGCAATATGACACCGGAACGTCTTACCCAGCTGATACCCCACTTACTCGACACGCTCACCCCCCCGAAATCAACCTTTCCCACGAGAGCCCTGCATCAGCCGCACGCTGGCTCTCCCAGATTGAACAAATACCAGAAAATTCGATAAGCAATCTACAGAGGGAGGATATTTGGCCTGAGCTGCCACAGATAACCGCCAATCGTTACAGTATTGATTCGGCACCTGTAGTGCCCCTCTTGTATGAAGCTGACAGCTTTCCAACCCAATTAACCAACACTCCTGGCGTTAACCCTGCAAATGAGGTAATTCCAAGCCTGGAACGTTCACATCAGGTCGCTGGGCATATTATCAGCGCAACTGGGGAAGTCGCTTTTGAGCGGACAGATGTAACCATTCCTGGACCATTGCCATTTGAGTGGAAACGCTACTTCCGATCATCCCTTAGTGAAGACGTCGGTATTGGTGCCGGTTGGCGGCACTCTCTAAGTGAAAGACTTGTTGTGCATGACAATAGTGTCAAGCTAATCACCGCAGAAGGCAGGTCTGTAAGCTTCAAATTACCTGCCATTGGACACGGCAGCTACAACCGCTTTGAACGGTTGATGCTATTTAGGCAGAGCCTACACAGTTATCGTTTGACGACATTTGATCAACACCACAAAATTTTTCGCGCTGACGGTGTAAATAGTGCCCTCCCCCTTGCAGAGATAAGAGATCAATTTGGCAATGCATTAACAATTGACTATGAAGAAGGCTTACCTAAAAAAGTAGTCAGTTCATGGGGCCGTGTTATTGAATTTCATTGCCAGAACGGTCATATCTCTAACTTAGTAAATAGTCATGCCGTAGAGGGGCAAAACAGCCTCTGCAGTTACAATTATTACGAGGGCCAGCTACTCGAAAGTTGCAGTGGACTTAGTAAGGAGAGCTACCAATATAACAACACACAGCTAGTTCACCTGAAAAACAGCCATTTCGGAAGCTATAGATTTACATATGATGCGTACAACCGGTGTCACTTACTCAACTCGAATGAGTTAACCACTCACTTAAGTTGGCACGCGAGTAATAATACCTGCACTATCGAGCCAGAACTTTCCAGTCCAATTTATATACGCTTCAATAAGTACGGCCAAAGAATCTCTAAACAGCAACAAAGCCGCACCCTTACCTGGCTATTTGACTCTTATGGCAATCTCTGTGAGGAGATAAAGGCAGATGGCAACAGGCTTTTTTATCGTCATGATGAATTCGGCCGACTGGTTCGCTCCACCTCCAACAACAGTAGCAGTCGATATCTTTATGACGATCGAGGCTACCTGAGTGCAGCTCTCATTAACGATGAGACATTGTGGCATTACCAGTTTAACGATCAGGGGCGCCCAGAACGCATTATCGATCCGGCAAAACAAACCTGGAAGTTTCTCTACACAGATCGGGGCCAACTCACACAGATTCAGGACCCCGAAGGGGGCAAAGTAGACTTCAGCTGGGATGGGCAAGGTCAACTACAAACGGTACGTAGGGAAGAGAAACAACTGGGGTTTGAGTACGACCACTGGCAGCGAATCACTTCAATAAAAATGAATGGCGAAGTATGGAGTGAATGGAGTTATGGTAATGCCGGTGAATTGCGTGAAGCCCGCCTCGGTATTCACCAATACGGTTTGGACTACTCCGATCGCGGCCTGCCCAATGCCATTCATGGAGATAGCGGCCAAAGCATCCTTTGTGATTATGACAACGCCGGCAGGCCCACCTATATCAACTTTGCCGATGGCAACAATTGGAAGCTAAGCTACTCCCCGAAAGGCGAACTGACCTGCCTGGAGAGCCCGGCGGGAAATTACTATTGGAAATATGACAGCCACGGGCAATTAACTAGCCATAAAGCCCCTCAGGATCGGATCTGGCGCTGGCACTACAATATCAACGGTAGCCTGCATGAGTATTGTGATAATGATTCCCGCTGGTACTTTAATTACAATAACAGCGGAGAATTAACCAGTATTCGCAATAACAGCGGCCAAAATAGTGAGTTCCACTACGACCAACAAGGCAGGTTGGTTCAAGCAGATAACTCGCTCTCCTCCGTTCGCTTCAAATACGATAGTCGCAGTCGAGTGATTGCGGAACATCATGATAGTGCCGAGATCCGGGACTTCAGCCTTCAGTACCAGTATGACAACCGTGGTTGGCTAAAGAGTGCCAGTTCTGACAACCTCGATTTGTCTTATACATTTGCCCCTTCTGGGGCTCTGTATGGGATCGATGCCAACGGCGAAGCCATAGTGCGTACCGAGCCTACAGATCGGGGCATCCTGCAGGTTCAGGGAGAAATTCGCAGCAATCACAATTATTCATTTGGGCGCTTGATTGGCCTGGAATGTGGTCAAACCCTTTCCTGGCATTTTGATAAATCCCCCTCTCTACAAATGACCAACCCCCTGCGAGCTCAACAAAGTCCGCCACAATCCCAAACCGAAAGCGATAAGCGTGGCAATGTTATTTGCGAGCGCAATATTCCTGGCCGAAAAGACTATCAGTATCAATACGATGGCTGGGGCCTAATGAGCCATGCGGAGTGCGGGGAGTTTAAAACTTACTTCCGCTACGATCCTTTTGGCCGGCGGCTAAGCAAAACCTGCACTCACCGAAAATCCACGCGCCAACGGCGTGTTGTCACTATCTGGAGTAGCCTTGGTATTTGGGGGAAGCTCATAATATTGACGGCAAATCCCGAGGCCTAA
- a CDS encoding type VI secretion system contractile sheath large subunit — translation MSRPSISAGFQILGDNNKEKTVMDSGTDRLKVAILGDFSGRASRRQCEPDTISSRRVYLLNRDTFEGVFADLAVRLQLPVLDRPLGLPCFDDLHPDYLYSRLPLFKKFIELERRLLDPRQFQQAAEEIQQWKPELASQPGLEARNSEQSILDEILAAGRERNAKEGQSTFQVDQLIKDIVAPYVQKSEDPRQAEYLNALAEATSDAMRKLMHHSDFRQLEASWLSLQLLLRRVEEHGNLDFYLIDVSKEELLADFAEAESDLEKSQTFKLLVERETAAGNIPYNLVIGDYFITDEERDLHLLIDLSTIAEAANSALLLGGDPKLAGCPNLSGSVDPDDWYYPLSDQFAESWQAVREYSASEHVALAAPRFMLRLPFGKDTSTTEFFDFEELTSEQGHEYYLWGNSVYLLALAVCQDFSLTGKLQTPSSASYENLPLHLRKLPHGELLTPCAEALLTDRSAAKFMQAGISTMRSVQGSDQVILPRFNSLGGGTLKGPWA, via the coding sequence GTGAGTAGGCCCAGCATTTCAGCGGGATTTCAGATCCTTGGCGATAACAATAAGGAAAAAACAGTTATGGATTCAGGCACTGATCGATTGAAAGTAGCAATCCTGGGTGACTTCAGTGGAAGGGCAAGTCGTCGTCAGTGTGAACCCGATACGATTTCCAGTCGAAGGGTATATCTGCTGAACCGCGATACTTTTGAGGGGGTTTTTGCAGATCTGGCGGTGAGATTACAGCTACCCGTATTGGACCGCCCCTTGGGTCTACCTTGTTTCGATGATTTGCACCCAGATTATTTATATAGCCGTCTGCCCTTATTTAAGAAGTTTATTGAGCTGGAGCGCAGATTGCTGGACCCTCGCCAATTCCAGCAAGCTGCTGAAGAGATTCAACAGTGGAAGCCAGAGTTGGCTTCTCAGCCAGGCTTGGAAGCGCGTAACAGTGAGCAGTCAATCCTGGATGAGATTCTGGCTGCGGGCCGTGAACGCAATGCTAAAGAGGGGCAAAGTACCTTCCAGGTTGACCAGCTTATAAAAGATATTGTCGCCCCTTATGTGCAGAAAAGTGAAGATCCCCGTCAAGCTGAGTACTTAAATGCACTGGCTGAGGCTACCTCTGATGCAATGCGTAAATTGATGCATCACAGTGATTTTCGCCAGTTGGAGGCCAGCTGGTTGAGCCTGCAGCTTTTGTTAAGGCGTGTGGAAGAGCATGGAAATCTGGATTTTTATTTAATAGATGTCAGCAAAGAAGAACTCCTTGCTGATTTTGCTGAAGCTGAAAGTGATCTGGAAAAATCACAGACATTTAAATTGTTGGTTGAGCGCGAAACCGCGGCAGGAAATATTCCCTACAACCTGGTCATAGGTGACTATTTCATTACTGATGAAGAGCGAGATCTGCATCTTTTGATAGATTTGTCGACGATAGCAGAAGCGGCAAATAGTGCTCTCTTACTGGGGGGAGATCCAAAACTAGCGGGATGTCCAAATTTATCGGGTTCAGTAGACCCAGATGATTGGTATTACCCCTTGAGTGATCAGTTTGCAGAAAGTTGGCAGGCTGTACGGGAATACTCCGCTAGTGAACATGTAGCACTGGCAGCTCCCAGGTTTATGCTGAGACTTCCCTTTGGAAAAGATACATCGACTACCGAGTTTTTTGATTTTGAAGAGTTAACCTCTGAACAGGGGCATGAATATTATCTTTGGGGAAATAGTGTTTACCTGTTGGCTTTAGCTGTTTGCCAAGATTTTTCTCTGACTGGCAAGCTACAGACTCCATCATCCGCAAGTTATGAGAATTTGCCCCTTCATTTACGCAAGTTACCGCATGGGGAGTTGTTAACTCCATGCGCAGAAGCACTACTGACAGATCGCTCAGCTGCAAAGTTTATGCAGGCGGGCATTAGTACCATGCGTTCGGTACAGGGCAGTGATCAGGTAATTCTTCCACGTTTTAACTCCCTCGGGGGCGGTACACTCAAAGGTCCTTGGGCTTAA
- a CDS encoding lytic murein transglycosylase — protein sequence MPKLQWFQYLSAILAISAVLLVSSTHAQEKADPAFEQWVKEFRKTAIKSGISAEVYDQAFKGITSPDQWVLDRAAYQPEFKAPVWQYFDNRVQKRAIERGKREKEKMKPWLDKIQKRFGVDPNILLAIWSVESSFGGILGNDKVMRSVIRSLATLAYADPQRKKFGRQQLLAALKILQAGDIEGEHLLGSWAGAMGHTQFIPTSYQAYAVDIDGDGKRDIWNSIPDALATAANLLSSNGWQRGKPWGYEVKIPARKMPAGKMSVAEWEKLGVTRANGEPFPSKKAIAELKLPDGRNGPAFLVFKNFFVLKRYNNSDRYAIAIGLLADRIGGGAPLVNDWKRPFTPLDSVQVEELQKLLKQKGFYTGEIDGKAGPGTRKAVSEFEKSAGVEVQGYPSREVLELLKKQ from the coding sequence ATGCCCAAACTGCAATGGTTTCAATATCTGTCTGCCATTCTCGCGATAAGCGCGGTTCTCCTGGTTTCCAGTACCCATGCACAAGAGAAGGCCGATCCGGCCTTCGAACAGTGGGTAAAGGAGTTCCGTAAAACCGCGATCAAGAGTGGAATCTCCGCGGAGGTTTACGACCAAGCCTTTAAAGGAATCACTTCTCCAGACCAATGGGTTCTGGATCGTGCAGCCTATCAGCCTGAATTCAAAGCTCCGGTATGGCAATACTTTGATAACCGGGTGCAAAAGAGAGCGATTGAGCGAGGCAAGCGGGAAAAGGAGAAAATGAAGCCCTGGCTGGATAAGATCCAGAAGCGCTTCGGGGTGGACCCCAATATCCTGCTTGCGATCTGGTCTGTGGAATCCAGTTTTGGCGGCATCCTCGGCAACGACAAGGTAATGCGCAGTGTCATTCGCTCACTGGCAACACTCGCCTATGCGGATCCCCAGCGTAAAAAGTTTGGCCGTCAGCAACTGCTGGCCGCGCTAAAAATCTTGCAGGCCGGTGATATCGAGGGTGAGCATTTGTTGGGCTCCTGGGCCGGAGCTATGGGGCATACCCAATTTATTCCCACCAGTTATCAAGCCTATGCGGTGGATATCGATGGTGATGGTAAACGGGATATCTGGAACTCCATTCCGGATGCGCTCGCGACTGCCGCCAACCTGCTATCCAGTAACGGTTGGCAGCGAGGAAAACCCTGGGGCTATGAGGTCAAGATTCCCGCTCGTAAAATGCCTGCAGGGAAGATGTCGGTAGCCGAATGGGAGAAGCTCGGCGTCACACGAGCCAATGGCGAGCCCTTTCCCAGCAAGAAAGCCATTGCCGAATTAAAGTTACCAGACGGCCGCAATGGCCCGGCATTTTTAGTGTTCAAGAACTTCTTTGTCCTCAAGCGTTACAACAATTCAGATCGCTATGCGATAGCTATAGGCCTGTTGGCAGACCGGATTGGCGGCGGTGCGCCTTTGGTAAATGATTGGAAGCGCCCATTTACTCCACTGGATAGTGTTCAAGTGGAGGAGTTGCAGAAGTTGCTCAAACAAAAAGGGTTTTACACCGGAGAAATTGATGGCAAGGCAGGTCCGGGTACCCGCAAAGCGGTGAGTGAATTTGAAAAGAGTGCCGGCGTTGAAGTTCAGGGCTACCCGAGCAGGGAAGTCCTGGAGTTGTTGAAGAAACAATAG
- a CDS encoding hemolysin III family protein: MSSSVSVASRYSFAEEIANSVTHGVGALLAIAGLGVLTGFAALRGDAWHIVSSSVYASTLILCFLASTLYHAVSHIGAKAILRTLDHSSIFLLIAGTYTPFTLVTLRGPWGWWLFGIIWGLALIGLIIQFTPLKKIRALSITLSALMGWVVVAAIKPLSDSLETGGLWLLVLGGLCYTGGIAFYLWRSLRFHHAIWHLFVLAGGILHFFAVLFYVIP; encoded by the coding sequence ATGTCATCTTCCGTTTCCGTTGCCAGTCGTTACAGTTTTGCTGAAGAGATCGCCAACAGTGTGACACATGGTGTTGGAGCGCTTCTGGCGATTGCCGGTCTGGGTGTATTGACCGGATTTGCTGCCCTGCGCGGGGACGCCTGGCATATTGTCAGCTCCAGCGTCTATGCCTCCACCCTGATACTCTGTTTCCTAGCCTCCACGCTGTACCACGCAGTCAGCCATATCGGCGCCAAAGCAATACTGCGGACCCTGGACCACTCGTCAATCTTTCTATTGATTGCTGGAACCTATACTCCCTTCACCCTGGTTACCCTGAGGGGCCCTTGGGGTTGGTGGCTGTTCGGTATTATTTGGGGGCTCGCGCTGATCGGATTGATTATTCAGTTCACCCCGCTGAAGAAGATCCGAGCTCTGTCTATTACTCTCAGTGCCTTGATGGGATGGGTCGTGGTGGCGGCGATCAAGCCGCTGTCGGACAGCCTGGAAACTGGCGGTTTGTGGCTGTTAGTTCTCGGTGGTCTCTGCTACACCGGTGGAATCGCTTTTTACCTCTGGCGCAGCCTGCGCTTCCACCATGCGATTTGGCATCTCTTTGTGCTGGCGGGCGGTATTTTGCACTTCTTTGCGGTGCTGTTTTACGTCATTCCCTAA
- the tagH gene encoding type VI secretion system-associated FHA domain protein TagH, which translates to MDLILSVLADPSGANMLKHTKLFTKAGGSLGRSADNYWVLPDPDRVVSSKHAQISFAENQYFLVDTSTNGTYYNDSENPLGKGNQVPLKEGDLIVLGEYKLKVSLRKPKEQGELPKGLGSADFLDTSDRTTFSADAMAKMQSQAEAKELDSWLEPGSGAPTGAAETGEWGSVGLGGQSNTPSSDSLLTAESAPLDPLATFSQSGLAGGAPEASPMGGLLGSTDQQQSGNQWSDDEWWKDGSAEDHVPADQHSMQLNPQPVPEPVVETVAVPEPQMAPPQPQVPMGDSRKCRSLWWLRYHNLRLYSPSPSLRSLSRPCRLPSSQ; encoded by the coding sequence ATGGATCTAATTCTATCTGTATTGGCCGACCCTTCTGGCGCCAATATGCTTAAACATACAAAACTGTTCACGAAAGCTGGTGGCAGTCTGGGTCGCTCTGCCGATAATTATTGGGTTTTACCTGATCCGGATCGGGTGGTTTCCTCAAAGCACGCACAGATCTCCTTTGCTGAAAATCAATATTTTTTGGTAGATACAAGTACTAATGGTACTTATTACAATGATTCGGAAAATCCGCTAGGGAAGGGAAACCAGGTTCCATTAAAAGAGGGCGATCTTATCGTTCTCGGAGAATATAAATTAAAAGTTTCATTGCGTAAGCCCAAAGAGCAAGGGGAGCTTCCCAAAGGGCTGGGCAGTGCAGATTTTCTCGATACCTCGGATCGGACAACGTTTAGTGCAGATGCCATGGCAAAAATGCAAAGCCAGGCTGAAGCAAAGGAATTAGATAGTTGGCTTGAGCCGGGTTCAGGCGCACCTACAGGTGCTGCTGAAACCGGGGAGTGGGGTTCAGTGGGGTTAGGCGGTCAGAGTAATACCCCTTCCAGCGATAGCCTCCTTACTGCGGAATCGGCTCCCCTAGATCCGCTTGCCACCTTTAGTCAGTCCGGCCTCGCTGGTGGTGCTCCAGAAGCATCACCAATGGGAGGGTTATTAGGTTCTACTGATCAACAGCAATCGGGTAATCAGTGGTCTGATGATGAGTGGTGGAAAGATGGAAGTGCAGAAGACCATGTACCAGCTGACCAGCACTCAATGCAGCTAAACCCTCAGCCGGTGCCGGAGCCTGTTGTTGAAACAGTTGCAGTGCCCGAACCTCAAATGGCACCTCCCCAGCCCCAAGTTCCAATGGGGGATTCCAGGAAATGTCGCAGCCTGTGGTGGCTCCGATACCACAACCTCAGGCTATACAGCCCCAGCCCCAGCTTGCGCAGCCTCAGTCGCCCGTGCAGGTTACCCAGCAGCCAGTAA
- a CDS encoding Stp1/IreP family PP2C-type Ser/Thr phosphatase, with the protein MDQISLAVNGRTDIGQVREENEDSIRWHASAEQPFAYIVVADGMGGYTGGATASKIAAETVQAHLDDLLKHTFFSCTSEQQQLILRATLIDAVNSANTALINTKNLNPQFSNMGTTLVAAVMWRDFLIVAHVGDSRAYLWNNYGLQRLTRDHSVVQEMIDSGQLTPEQAKESNIRNHITRALGVSNNVEADINSWKLTQNALLLLCSDGLTEYLDDHAIERVLATHRPALECVYRFIDDANRLGGRDNITAGILEYSSQPLHQILPHEQNVTERPKSPDVTIRKLHR; encoded by the coding sequence ATGGATCAAATTAGTCTGGCGGTCAACGGGCGCACTGACATTGGTCAGGTTCGTGAGGAAAACGAAGATAGTATTCGCTGGCACGCGTCGGCGGAGCAGCCCTTTGCCTATATTGTGGTAGCCGATGGCATGGGCGGTTATACGGGCGGTGCCACCGCCAGTAAAATCGCAGCTGAGACAGTTCAAGCCCATCTCGATGACCTGCTGAAACATACTTTTTTCTCCTGCACCTCTGAACAACAACAGCTTATATTGCGCGCGACCCTTATAGACGCAGTAAACAGCGCAAATACAGCCCTCATCAACACTAAAAACCTAAACCCCCAGTTCTCTAACATGGGGACAACACTGGTTGCTGCGGTTATGTGGCGCGACTTTTTAATTGTTGCGCACGTTGGGGATTCTCGCGCGTACCTGTGGAACAATTATGGATTGCAGCGTCTTACAAGAGATCACAGTGTTGTACAGGAGATGATTGATTCTGGTCAATTGACCCCCGAACAGGCCAAAGAATCCAATATTCGCAACCATATTACCCGTGCCTTAGGCGTTTCCAATAATGTGGAAGCGGATATTAACAGCTGGAAACTTACACAAAACGCACTCCTTTTGTTATGTAGTGACGGCCTCACCGAGTATCTTGATGATCACGCGATAGAGCGTGTGCTAGCTACTCATCGACCAGCGCTGGAATGCGTATATCGGTTTATTGACGATGCGAATCGCCTCGGAGGGCGAGATAATATTACTGCGGGAATACTGGAATACTCCTCGCAGCCACTACACCAGATTCTCCCTCACGAACAAAATGTTACTGAACGTCCCAAATCCCCAGACGTAACAATTCGAAAGTTACACCGCTAA
- the tagH gene encoding type VI secretion system-associated FHA domain protein TagH: MQVTQQPVTPPAQDNPFAGSFAAMQGQQVDGAPGFSTGPATPQPNMATPQPDMATQAQQFSHLQQPPAAQPMGASGGSVFASTLGLNMNPAQLQQADQQAAEIVRETVARLIDLLRARNSIKNELRVQRTMIQTEANNPLKFSVTERDALEAMFAGTGAFMNPAEAVKDSFDDLSDHQVAVLAGMRAGYSAMLKFFSPENIERRLGNTSGVFGNKNAKKWEGFTAIYRELVGDPDNCYRKLFGDEFAVTYENQLSELKNARNITN, translated from the coding sequence GTGCAGGTTACCCAGCAGCCAGTAACTCCACCAGCGCAGGATAACCCCTTCGCTGGTTCTTTTGCTGCTATGCAGGGGCAGCAAGTCGATGGCGCTCCAGGGTTTAGTACGGGGCCGGCAACTCCGCAACCGAATATGGCAACCCCGCAACCTGATATGGCAACTCAGGCCCAACAATTTTCGCATTTGCAACAGCCGCCAGCTGCACAACCCATGGGAGCCTCTGGGGGTAGTGTTTTTGCCTCCACCCTCGGCCTGAATATGAATCCAGCCCAATTACAACAGGCGGACCAACAAGCTGCAGAGATTGTGCGAGAGACGGTGGCTCGTCTCATTGACCTTTTACGCGCGCGAAACAGTATTAAGAATGAGTTGCGTGTTCAGAGAACCATGATTCAAACAGAGGCCAACAACCCTCTGAAGTTCAGTGTTACAGAAAGGGATGCTCTGGAAGCTATGTTTGCGGGTACCGGTGCGTTTATGAATCCGGCTGAGGCAGTGAAAGATAGTTTTGATGATTTGTCAGATCATCAAGTTGCGGTTTTGGCTGGAATGAGAGCTGGTTACAGTGCCATGCTCAAATTCTTTAGCCCTGAGAACATTGAGCGGAGACTGGGAAATACTTCCGGTGTTTTTGGAAACAAAAATGCAAAAAAATGGGAAGGATTCACTGCAATTTACAGGGAGCTAGTAGGTGATCCAGATAATTGCTATCGCAAGTTATTTGGTGATGAATTTGCAGTTACATATGAAAATCAGTTATCAGAGTTAAAAAATGCTCGAAATATTACAAATTAA
- a CDS encoding succinylglutamate desuccinylase/aspartoacylase family protein: MEERSDFEIGGVHVARGESCHIDLPVVRLYTSTEMAIPVYVQRGKKDGPRMFVCAAIHGDELNGIEVISRLIQSGRLKSLRGTLVAVPMVNVYGVLQHTRYLPDRRDLNRSFPGSAKGSLAARMAHVFLKEIVTKCDYGIDLHTGAVHRSNLPQIRANLDDEQTRKLAKAFGVPVLLNASIRDGSLRQAAADLGVRVLLYEAGEALRFDELSIRAGVKGVINVMKHLEMLPQTRKTNVIEPFVARRSGWLRAGDSGIANHLKALGDQVYRGDLLATIADPYGQELDQLTCDEDGIIIGRQNIPLVQEGEAMYHIAYFREPEGVVENLELLQDTLLPDENF; encoded by the coding sequence ATGGAAGAGCGCTCGGATTTTGAGATCGGTGGGGTCCATGTCGCCAGGGGCGAGTCCTGCCATATTGATCTGCCCGTTGTGCGGCTTTACACAAGCACAGAAATGGCAATCCCGGTTTATGTGCAGCGCGGTAAAAAAGATGGCCCCAGGATGTTCGTTTGTGCCGCCATACACGGTGACGAACTCAACGGTATTGAAGTAATAAGCCGGCTTATCCAAAGCGGCCGCTTGAAGTCATTGCGCGGGACCCTGGTTGCAGTTCCAATGGTTAATGTTTACGGGGTACTGCAGCACACTCGCTATCTACCTGACAGGCGCGACCTAAACCGCTCGTTCCCAGGGTCGGCAAAGGGGTCTCTCGCCGCACGTATGGCTCACGTCTTCCTCAAGGAAATAGTCACCAAATGCGACTATGGCATCGACTTACACACAGGAGCCGTACATCGCAGTAACCTTCCCCAAATTCGCGCTAACTTGGACGACGAGCAAACCCGAAAACTCGCCAAGGCCTTCGGTGTTCCCGTGCTACTCAACGCTTCTATTCGCGACGGATCCCTGCGCCAAGCAGCCGCGGATCTCGGGGTGAGAGTATTACTGTATGAAGCTGGTGAAGCCCTGCGCTTTGATGAACTCAGTATCCGCGCGGGTGTTAAAGGTGTGATCAATGTGATGAAGCACCTGGAGATGTTGCCGCAAACCCGAAAGACAAATGTGATAGAGCCATTTGTTGCTCGACGCAGCGGTTGGCTTCGCGCGGGGGATAGCGGTATCGCCAATCATCTTAAGGCACTCGGGGACCAGGTCTACCGGGGCGACCTACTGGCGACCATTGCAGATCCATACGGCCAGGAACTGGACCAACTGACCTGCGATGAGGATGGAATCATTATTGGGCGACAGAATATCCCTCTGGTCCAGGAAGGCGAGGCGATGTACCACATCGCCTACTTCCGTGAACCCGAGGGTGTTGTCGAGAACCTGGAACTACTCCAGGATACGCTCCTACCGGATGAGAACTTTTAG